The DNA sequence CACCCTGCGAACCGGAAGACCCGTTGGGGCCTGCGCCGTTGCCGCCGTTGCGGTGTGCCGCCTCAGCGGCCGCGCGCGACGCCTGAGCGATCGCCGTCTTGAAGGCCGGCTCCGGCGCAGGTTTGGGCCACGGTTCGCCGCGCTCGATGGCCAGCTCTCCCGGAGTCTTGATCGGCGGCTTGTCCGACGGCACGCGGCCACCGAAGTCGTCGAACATCGTCAGCCTGGGCCGCTTCTTGACGTCCGAGAAGATGGCCTCGAGCTCGACGCGGTGCAGCGTCTCCTTCTCCAGCAGCTCCCCGGCGAGGGTGTCGAGCACGTCGCGGTACTCGGTCAGGATCTCCCACGCTTCGGTGTGGGCGGCCTCGATCAGCTTGCGGATCTCGTCGTCGATGTCGCGGGCCACCTCGTGGCTGTAGTCCGCCTGGGTGCCCATCGTGCGGCCCAGGAACGGGTCACCGTGCTCGGAGCCGTAGCGCACCGCGCCGAGCTTGGAGCTCATGCCGTACTCGGTGACCATGGCGCGGGCGATCTTGGTGGCCTGGTCGATGTCCGACGACGCGCCGGTGGTGGGCTCGCGGAAGACGAGTTCCTCGGCCGCACGCCCACCCATGGCGAACACCAGCCGGGCGATCATCTCCGAGCGGGTCATCAGGCCCTTGTCGTCCTCGGGCACCGCCATCGCGTGACCGCCGGTGCGGCCGCGCGCCAGGATCGTCACCTTGTAGATCGGTTCGATGTCGGGCATCGCCCACGCCGCCAGCGTGTGTCCACCCTCGTGGTAGGCGGTGATCTTCTTCTCGTGCTCGCTTATGATGCGGCTCTTGCGGCGCGGGCCGCCGACCACGCGATCCACGGCCTCTTCCAGCGCAGCCCCGGTGATGATGGTCCCGTTCTCGCGGGCGGTGAGCAGCGCGGCCTCGTTGATGACGTTGGCCAGGTCGGCACCGGACATGCCCACGGTACGCTTGGCCAGCCCGTCGAGGTCGGCGTCCTCGGCCAGCGGTTTGCCCTGCGAATGCACCCGCAACACCGCGCGGCGTCCGGCCAGGTCCGGGGCCGACACCGGGATCTGGCGGTCGAAGCGGCCGGGCCGCAGCAGGGCCGGGTCGAGGATGTCGGGCCGGTTGGTGGCGGCGATCAGGATGACGCCCTGGCGGTCGCCGAACCCGTCCATCTCGACCAGCAACTGGTTCAGCGTCTGCTCGCGTTCGTCGTGGCCGCCGCCCATGCCCGCGCCGCGCTGGCGGCCGACGGCGTCGATCTCGTCGACGAAGATGATGCACGGGCTGTTCTGCTTGGCCTGCTCGAACATGTCGCGCACGCGCGACGCACCGACACCGACGAACATCTCGACGAAGTCCGAGCCGGAGATCGTGAAGAACGGCACCCCGGCCTCGCCGGCGACAGCCCGGGCGAGCAGCGTCTTACCGGTGCCGGGCGGACCGAACAGCAGCACGCCCTTGGGGATCTTGGCGCCGAGCGCCTGGTAGCGGCTCGGGTTCTGCAGGAAGTCCTTGATCTCGTAGAGCTCCTCGACCGCCTCGTCGGCGCCGGCGACGTCGGCGAAGGTGGTCTTGGGCATGTCCTTGGAGAGCTGCTTGGCTTTGGACTTGCCGAAGCCGAATCCCATCCGGCCGCCGCTCTGCATCCGCGAGAACATCACGAACAGGCCGACCAGCAGGAGCAGCGGCAGCATGTAGATCAGCAGGGTGCCGAGCATGCTGCTCTGGTTGACGACCGTGTTGATCTTGGCGCCCTTGGCGCTCAACTGCTCGAAGAGCGTCACCCCGTACCCGGTCGGGTACTTCGTGATGATCTTGGTGCTGTCCTCGGTGTCGCTGTTGCCGTTCTTCAGCTCCAGGCGCAGCTGCTGCTCGCGGTCATCGATCTGCGCGCTGGTGACGTTGTCGTCATTGATCTGCGCGACCGCGACCGAGGTGTCGACGTTCGTGTATTCGCGGGTGTCGTCGCTGATGCGGAAGAACAACCACCCGAGCAGCAGCACCACGGCGATCACCGTGAGTGTGCGGATCACATTCTTGCGGTTCATACGTGAGTTCGGTTCATCGATACCTGACGCCGGTCGGCGGGACCGCCGGCCAAATCCTTCCGATACGCGCAGCTTGAGTAGTCAAGGCTACCGCCTGACCACGCTAGACCAACGTTCGGCGGTTCCCGGTCGTCCCCGGCATGGTTGGGTGATGGCTGTGCGATCTCACATGGTGGCCACCAACGGGGTCCGCCTGCGGGTGACCGAGGCCGGTGAACCGGGCGCACCTGTGGTCGTGCTCAGTCACGGCTTCCCCGAACTCGCGTTCTCCTGGCGCCACCAGATCCGCGGCCTGGCCGACGCCGGCTACCACGTACTGGCCCCCGACCAGCGCGGCTACGGCGGCTCCGACAGGCCGGCCGCGGTCGAGGCCTACGACGTCGCCGAACTGTCCGCCGACATCGTCGGGCTGCTCGACGCTGTCGGCGCCGAGCAGGCCGTGCTGGTGGGCCACGACTTCGGCGCGGTGGTGGCCTGGGCCGCACCTCTGCTGCATCCGCAGCGGTTCCGCGCGGTGGCGGGGTTGAGCCTGCCCCCGGTGCCGCGCCCGAAGGTCCCGACCACGCAGGCCTTCCGGCGGCTGTTCGGCGACCAGTTCTTCTACATCCTCTACTTCCAGGAACCCGGGCCTGCCGACGCCGAGTTGGCCGCCGACCCGGCGACCACGTTCCGGCGACTGTTCGCGACGACGCAAGGCGGCGACGAGCTCGCCGCGCAGCGCATGCTGGCGCCGGGGCCGCAAGGATTCCTCGCCCGCATCCCCGAGCCCGGCGGCCTGCCCGCCTGGATCACCCCCGACGACTTCCAGGTGTACGTCGACGAGTTCACCCGCGGCGGATTCAGCGCCCCGCTGAACTGGTACCGGTGCTTCGACCGCAACTGGGAGCTGACCGCCGACCCGCCCGCGCCGACGATCACCGTGCCCGCCCTCTTCATCGGGGGTAGCGCCGACGCCACCCTGGCCTACACACCGCGTCACCGGGCCGGCGAGCTCGTCACCGGTGACTACCGCGAAGTGCTGATCGACGGAGCCGGCCACTGGTTGACCGAGGAACGGCCCGCCGAGGTGACCAGCCTGCTTCTGGAGTTCCTCGGGTCGTTGCCGGCCGGAAGTTAGGGTGGCGGCCATGCCGATCGCCGCGACCACCAAACCTGTCCGGACCCGTCTCCTCGCCGCCGGCGCGGCCGCCGTCACGATGCTGGCGCTGGCCGGGTGCGACTCGCAGTCGGGGCCGGCCACCGGGCTGACTCCCGACGCCGATACCCGCCAGGTCACGGTGGTGGGTGCGGGACAGGTTCAGGGCACCCCGGACACGCTGACGATCAACGCGTCGATGGAGTTCCTCGCCCCCGACGCCACCACCGCGATGAACCAGACCAACGAACGCCAGCAGGCGGTGATCGACGAGCTGATCGGTCTGGGCATCGACCGCACCGACATCGCCACCACGGAGGCCAACCTGCAGCCGCAGTTCGGGCCCGAGGACAACACGATCACCGCCTACCGCGCGACCAACTCGATCAACGTGAAGATCCGCAACCTGGACCAGGCGTCCGACGCGATCGGGCTGATCGTGGAGACCGGCGGCAACGCCACCCGCATCAACTCGATCAGCTACTCGATCGAGGACGACTCACAGCTGGTGCGCGACGCCCGCGCGCGGGCTTTCGAAGACGCCGAGGACCGGGCCGAACAGTACGCCGAGTTGGCCGGCATGAGCCTGGGCAAGGTGATCTCGATCTCCGAAGCGGCCGGCACCACGCCGCCCATCCCCATGCCGGTGCCCCGCGGTGCGATGGAGGCGGCGGTGCCGCTGGAGCCCGGACAGCAGACGGTCGGTTTCTCGGTGACGGTGATCTGGGAGCTCAGCTGACCGGTGCGCCGCTGCGCTCGGCGGCCGGGCCCACGACCACCGGAATGCCGTTGAGCACCGCGGTCCCCGACAGCGGGTCGAGCACCGAACCGTCGTTGAGCTGATTGGCGTTGACGCCTGGGTGGCCGGCGGCCAGCCGCTGGCCGGTGCCGGCGCGGTCGTGGCCCCAGCCGTGCGGCAGGGACAGCACGCCGCGCCGGATGTCCTCGGTGACCTCGACGGGCACGACCAGTTCGCCGCCCGGGCCCTTGACCACGGCGGTGTCGGAGACGCCCAGCTCGGCGGCGTCGTCGGGATGCATGTGCAGCGTGCACCGGTTGCTGCCGCCCGACAGTGCGGGCAGGTTGTGCATCCAGCTGTTGTTGGAGCGCAGGTGACGCCGCCCGATCAGCACGAACCGCTCCTCGGGCCGGCTCAAGGCGTCGCGGAGTCGGCCCGCATCGTCGATGAGCTGCGGCGGAGCCAGCTCGACCAGACCCGACGGGGTGCGCAGCACGTCGAGCAGTCGTGGCTGCAGCGGGCCGAGGTCGATGCCGTGCGGCGCAGACGTCAGCCGCGCCAGCGTCAGGCCGTCGGGGCGGGCGCCGAACGCGTCGCCGTAGGCGCCGAGCCGCAGCATCATGTCGAGCCGACGCTCGTAACCGGGCCCGTCGGCCAGCATCGCGGTCAGCTCCTCGACGGGGCGCCCCGCCACCGGGGATCCCGCGTCGGCGCTCTCCTTGGCCAGCGTCGTCGCGATCACCTGCTCGTCGACCGAACGGGGGTCTCCGTCGTGGCCGATGCCGTAGATCACCAGCGCGATGCGCGACAGGATCTCCGGCTCGTCGGGCCGCTCGTGCAGGGGCAGCGCCGGCGGTGAGTAACGGGCGTTGTTGCGCACGGCGAGGTTGTTCAGCGCGAAGTCGAAGTGCGGGCTCTGTGAGGGCGGCGGCGGGGGCAGGATCACGTCGGCGTGCCGGGTGGTCTCGTTGAGGTACGGGTCGACGCTCACCATGAACCCCACCCCGCCCAGCGCCCGGTCGAGTCGGTCGCCGTCCGGCGCGGACAGCACCGGGTTGCCCGCAATGGTGATCATCGCCTTGATCTGGCCGTCGCCGGGGGTTTCGATCTCCTCGGCGAGTGCGGCAACGGGCAGCTCCGACAGCGCCTCGGGGTGCCCGGACACCCGGCTGCGCCAACGGCCGGTCAGGAAGCCGCGGCCGGGCCGGCGACCGCGCGGGGCGGGAGCCACCGGCGACAGCGGGAACATCGCGCCGCCGGGTCGGTCGAGGTTGCCGGTGAGCACGTTGACGACATCGACGAGCCAGCTGCCCACCGTGCCGAACTCGACGGTGGAGGTGCCCATCCGCCCGTACACCGCCGCCGAGGGGGCCGCGGCCAGTTCCCGGGCCAGCACGCGGATCTCGTCGGCGTCGATCCCGCAGTACGCGGCGACCGCCTCGGGGGCGAAGTCGTCGGCCAGCGCGCGGATCTCGGTGAGTCCGGTGATGTGGTCGGCGAGCTCTCCGAGCTCGACCAGGTCCTCGTCGAACAGCACGTGCACCAGGGCGAACAGCAACGCGGCATCGGTACCCGGGCGCGGCGCCAGGTGACGGTCGGCCAGCGCGGCGGTGCGGGTGTGGGCGGGGTCGATCACCACCAACCGGCCGCCGCGACGCTTCAGCGCGCGCAGCTTGCCACCGAAGTCCGCGGCCGTGGCCAGGCTGCCGTTGGACACCAGCGGGTTGGCGCCGATGATCACCAGGTAGTCGGTGCGGTCGAGGTCGGGCACCGTGAAAGCCACCGGACTGCCGAACATCAGACCGAGCGCAACGTGTTTGGGCATCTGGTCCAGCGTGCTTGCCGAGAAGACCTGGCGGGTGCCCAGACCGCGGATGATCAGCGGCGGGTAGAGCGCACCGGCGACGGTGTGCGCGTTCGGGTTTCCCACGTAGACGCCGACCGAGGTGCCGCCGTGCTCCCGCAACACCGCGGACAGGCCCTCGTCGACCGCGGCGAACGCCTCCTCCCAGGACGCCTCGGTCAGCACGCCGTCCCGACGCACCAGCGGCGCGGTCAACCGGTCCGGATCGTTGTCCAACTCAGCGAAGCTCGCCCCCTTGGGGCAGATGTAACCGGCGCTGAACACGTCGTCCTGGTCGCCCCGGGCGCCGACCACCCGGCCGTCCTCGATGGTCAGCGTCAGACCGCAGGTCGCCTCACAGAAGGGGCAGATACGCAGAGCCGTGTGGGTCACACGGACCATACTGCGCTTTCTACGGGTCCTCGTACACCTTCGGGTCGAGGGTGCCGATGTAGGGCAGGTCGCGGTAGCGCTCGGCATAGTCGAGGCCGTAACCGACGACGAACTCGTTGGGGATGTCGAAGCCGACGTAGGTGATGTCGACGTCGGCGCGCACCGCTTCGGGCTTGCGCAGCAGCGTGCACACCTGCAGCGAGCGGGGATGCCGGGTGGCGAGGTTGCGCAGCAGCCAGGACAGCGTCAGGCCGGAGTCGACGATGTCCTCGACGATCAGCACGTCCCGGTCGTGGATGTCGCGGTCGAGGTCCTTGAGGATGCGCACCACCCCCGACGACGAGGTCGACGATCCGTAGGAGCTGACGGCCATGAACTCCAGCTGGGTCGGCAGCGGGATGACCCGGGCCAGGTCGGTCACGAACATCACCGCCCCCTTGAGCACGGTGATCAGCAGCAGGTCCTGCCGCGCCGCCGCGTCCTGGTAGTCGGCGCCGATCTGCGCTCCGAGTTCGGCGGTCTTCGACTGGATCTGCTCCTCCGACAGCAACACCGACTTGATGTCCCCGGGGTACAGCTCCGCAGGATGCGCAGGCACGGGGACAGCCTAGCCGGGCAGCTGCGGCCCGGCCGACGCAGTGCGTCGCACCGGCTCGATGTGCAGCGTCAGTGTCCCGGCACGCCGCGCCGCGAACAGCCGGTGGCCGGGCCGGCTGCCGGGCACCGCCACCCCGCCCTGCCCGTGCCAGGCGCTGACCAACGCCTCGACGCCCCGGACGTGGCGGTCGGTGAGCCCGCGGGCCCCGCCCGCCAGCAGCCACGCGCGCAGCACCCGGCGCCGCACCGCGGGCGCCACCTCGGTCAGTTCGGCCACCGCCAGGCCGTCTGCGCGGCGCGCACGGTCGAGTACCTGGGCAGCGAGGACGTCGAGCACCTCGCCATCGGCACGCAGCGCGTCGGCGGTGCGGGCCAGGGCTTCGGCGACGCCACCGCCGAGGACGTCCTCGAGCAGAGGCAGCACCTCGGTGCGCAACCGGACCCGGGTGAAGCGCGCGTCGGTGTTGTGCGGATCCGACCACGGGGTGAGCTGCAACTCTGCGCACGCCGCCGCGGTGACGGCACGGCGCACCCCCAGAAGTGGCCGACCCCAGGGCGGGTCGTAGCTGCGCATACCCGCGATGGACCGCGGGCCCGAGCCGCGCCCCAGGCCCAGCAGGACCGTCTCGGCCTGGTCGTCGAGGGTGTGCGCGAGCAGTACGGCCGCCCCGCCGCGTACCTCGTCGAGTGCCGCGTAGCGCGCCGACCTGGCCGCCGCCTCCGGACCGCCGACGGCGCCGACCTCCACGCGCAGGATCCGGGCCGCGACACAGCCCACCGTCAACGCCTGGGCCTGGGCGGTGCGGGCCACCTCGGCCGAATCCCGCTGCAACTGGTGATCGACGATCAGCGCCGTGGTGGGCCTCAGCGCGGCGGCCGCCGCGGTCAGCGCCAACGAATCCGGTCCTCCGGACAACGCCACGCACCACCCCGGGTCGCGCGGGGTGTGCTCGCCGGCGAAGCGGGTCACTGCGGCCCGCAGTTCGGCTAGAGCACCCGGTCGATCCATCGCCGCGGCTCGTCGATCTCGCTGGGCAGCGGCAGGGTCTCGGCGTTCGACCACACCGTGTTGAACCGTGCCATCCCCACCTCGGCCACGACGGCGTCGACGAACGCCTTGCCCCGGGTGTACTGGCTCATCTTCGCGTCGATGCCGAGCAGCGCCCGCATGAGCCGCTGCAGCGGCGGTTGGTGACGGTGTCGGCGGTCGTCGAAGCGGCGCCGGATGGTGGCCACCGACGGGACCACCGCGGGACCGACGGCATCCATGACATGGTCGGCGTGGCCTTCCAGCAGGGTTCCCAGCACCAGCAGGCGGTCGAGGGCTTGGCGCTGCGGTTCGGACTGTACTGCGCGCAACAACCCCAGCACCCCGGACGAGCCGGGTTCGGCCGGTTGGCCGTTGGCCTCTGCGTCATTGGTCGCGGTCCGACGTTCGCGCACATAGCCGGCGACCCGCCCGACGACCTGGGTGACGTCGTCACCGCCGTCCTCGGTCAGTACTGCCAGCGACTCCGACATCAGGTCGGCCAGCCACGGATTGGCCCGGAACTGCACCCGGTGGGTGACCTCGTGCAGGCACACCCACATCCGGAAATCGGCTGGGACGACACGCAACTGGCGTTCGACGGCGATGACGTTGGGATAGACCAGCAGCAGCTCACCGCCACCGGCCGCGAACGGATCGTACTGGCCCAGAATGCCCGAGGAGACGAACGCCAGCACCGCACCTGTCTGCGCTCCCGCGACGCGTCCGCTGATCATCCGCGGCTTGCCGGTGTCGTCGGCCGGCCCGCCGGTCATCACCCGCATCGAGCGGGTCGCGGCGCGAATCCACTCCGGGCGGTTGACGATTCGCGCTTCGGGAACGTCGCCCCCCTCGGCCAGCCCGGTCACTTCCCGCACCGGGATCTCGGCGGCCCGCGCTGCTTCGCTCAGCTGGTCGATGGCCTGGCGCCGGGTGTAGTCGGTGGCCGCCGGTTCCGGCCGGGCCAGCTTGCCGCCCAGTGTCGCCGCCAGGTTCCAGTCGACCGCACGGCCCACGTTGAAGCCGGTGCCGCTCTGCGGGCTCATGCGGCGCACCCGCAGGACCGCAGCGTCGCGGCGAAGGCGTCGAGCGCGGTGCGCCCGGTGGGCCCGGCGTCGTTGGACATCAGCGCGAACGTCAACACCCGACCGCTCTTGTCGGTGACGAATCCGGTGAGGGTGTTGGTCCCGGTCAGCGAACCGGTCTTGCCCCGCAGATACCCGGCTGCCGCGGTGTCGAGGTAGCGGTTGGACAACGTGCCGCTGCCACCGGCGATCGGCACCAGGTCCACCAGCGGCCGTAACGCCGGCTCGGAGTCCCCGACCGCGGCGGTGACGATCTCGTCGAGGGTCAGCGCGGTCAGTCGGTCGTCCACCGACAGTCCGCTGGAATCGAACAACCGGGCTCCCGAGGTGTCGAGGCCGGCGTCGTCGAGCGTCGCCAGCACCGACCGGGCGGCGCCGTCGAAGCTGGCCGGCCGATCCAGCGCAACCGCCACTTCACGGCCGATGGATTCGGCCATCACGTTGTCGGAGAAGTTCATCATGTCGCGCAGCCGCTGCATCAGCGGCGGCGACTGCACCGACGCGATCTCGGTCCCGTCGACACTGCGGTCACGGGGCAGCACGGTCACCGTGTTCGGGTCGACGCCCAGCGCCACGGCCAGGGCGCGGCCGGCATCCAGGGCCGGGGTCTTCGAGCGCCGCGATTCCACGCTGACCGGCTGGGTGCGGCCACCGTCGAGCATGACCGGTTCGATCGGGGCGATGTCTCCGCCGTCGATGTCCAGCGGATCCCACCCGACCGCCATCGTCGGACCGGTGTAGGCGCTGACGTCGACCTGCACCCGGTTCACCGCGAAACCACTGCGGCGCACCTGGTCGGCCAGGTCGACGATGCGCGCGGCGTCGCGGTACCAGCTCTCCTCGCCCCGCGGGGCGGCCGACAACGTCTGGTCACCGCCGCCGACGAGGACCACCGTTCCCGGGGTGTCGGACACCACGCGGGTGGTCAGCCGGTCCTCGCGGTCCAGCGCCAGCAGCGCCGCCGCCGCGGTGAGCAGCTTGTTCGTCGAGGCCGGCTGCATCGGGATCTCGGCACCCAGCGCCCAGAGCTCCTGCCCGGTCATCGCGTCGGTGATGCGGCCGGTGAACCTGCCCAGGTTCGGGTCGGCCAGCACCGGCGCCAGCGCACGGGCCAGGCCGCGCGGGGTCGGGGCCGTCGCGTCCGTGGAGACCGGGACGACTTCGGGTTCGGCGGTGGCCGGCGGCGGAGCCGGCTCGACGGCCACCTCGTCGCCGGTCTGGCGGGACGCCACCACCGCCGCGGCAGCGACCACCGCCACGACCAGCAGCAGTACCGCCGCCCCCACCACCACGTAGGTGGATCGTTGCCACCGAGTGGGCCGCATGTTTCTCCTGCCCTCGATCGACAACCCGAGCCACCCCTGTAGAGCAGGGTATCCCTCGTCTAGGGTTAAGCCGCGTCGTCACCCGACGACCCCGTGGTCACACGATGTTTTCGGCAGTCTTTTCGCACAGGTGGAGGAGTCGCGACGGTGCAGTTCGATGTGCTCATCGAGATCCAGAAGGGGTCCCGCAACAAATACGAAGTGGACCACGACACCGGCAAGGTGAAGCTGGACCGGTATCTGTTCACCGCCATGGGCTACCCCACCGACTACGGCTACAT is a window from the Mycolicibacterium poriferae genome containing:
- the ftsH gene encoding ATP-dependent zinc metalloprotease FtsH, whose translation is MNRKNVIRTLTVIAVVLLLGWLFFRISDDTREYTNVDTSVAVAQINDDNVTSAQIDDREQQLRLELKNGNSDTEDSTKIITKYPTGYGVTLFEQLSAKGAKINTVVNQSSMLGTLLIYMLPLLLLVGLFVMFSRMQSGGRMGFGFGKSKAKQLSKDMPKTTFADVAGADEAVEELYEIKDFLQNPSRYQALGAKIPKGVLLFGPPGTGKTLLARAVAGEAGVPFFTISGSDFVEMFVGVGASRVRDMFEQAKQNSPCIIFVDEIDAVGRQRGAGMGGGHDEREQTLNQLLVEMDGFGDRQGVILIAATNRPDILDPALLRPGRFDRQIPVSAPDLAGRRAVLRVHSQGKPLAEDADLDGLAKRTVGMSGADLANVINEAALLTARENGTIITGAALEEAVDRVVGGPRRKSRIISEHEKKITAYHEGGHTLAAWAMPDIEPIYKVTILARGRTGGHAMAVPEDDKGLMTRSEMIARLVFAMGGRAAEELVFREPTTGASSDIDQATKIARAMVTEYGMSSKLGAVRYGSEHGDPFLGRTMGTQADYSHEVARDIDDEIRKLIEAAHTEAWEILTEYRDVLDTLAGELLEKETLHRVELEAIFSDVKKRPRLTMFDDFGGRVPSDKPPIKTPGELAIERGEPWPKPAPEPAFKTAIAQASRAAAEAAHRNGGNGAGPNGSSGSQGAPANGAKQPDYGAPAGWHAPGWPPRDTGQHEGAPQQQPQGYWYPPPPGWQQGPPPPYPGYPPYQHHPQHGQPQHGGSAPGPSQDQGQDGGGGHEGPADRG
- a CDS encoding alpha/beta fold hydrolase; amino-acid sequence: MAVRSHMVATNGVRLRVTEAGEPGAPVVVLSHGFPELAFSWRHQIRGLADAGYHVLAPDQRGYGGSDRPAAVEAYDVAELSADIVGLLDAVGAEQAVLVGHDFGAVVAWAAPLLHPQRFRAVAGLSLPPVPRPKVPTTQAFRRLFGDQFFYILYFQEPGPADAELAADPATTFRRLFATTQGGDELAAQRMLAPGPQGFLARIPEPGGLPAWITPDDFQVYVDEFTRGGFSAPLNWYRCFDRNWELTADPPAPTITVPALFIGGSADATLAYTPRHRAGELVTGDYREVLIDGAGHWLTEERPAEVTSLLLEFLGSLPAGS
- a CDS encoding SIMPL domain-containing protein, which encodes MPIAATTKPVRTRLLAAGAAAVTMLALAGCDSQSGPATGLTPDADTRQVTVVGAGQVQGTPDTLTINASMEFLAPDATTAMNQTNERQQAVIDELIGLGIDRTDIATTEANLQPQFGPEDNTITAYRATNSINVKIRNLDQASDAIGLIVETGGNATRINSISYSIEDDSQLVRDARARAFEDAEDRAEQYAELAGMSLGKVISISEAAGTTPPIPMPVPRGAMEAAVPLEPGQQTVGFSVTVIWELS
- a CDS encoding molybdopterin-dependent oxidoreductase; protein product: MTHTALRICPFCEATCGLTLTIEDGRVVGARGDQDDVFSAGYICPKGASFAELDNDPDRLTAPLVRRDGVLTEASWEEAFAAVDEGLSAVLREHGGTSVGVYVGNPNAHTVAGALYPPLIIRGLGTRQVFSASTLDQMPKHVALGLMFGSPVAFTVPDLDRTDYLVIIGANPLVSNGSLATAADFGGKLRALKRRGGRLVVIDPAHTRTAALADRHLAPRPGTDAALLFALVHVLFDEDLVELGELADHITGLTEIRALADDFAPEAVAAYCGIDADEIRVLARELAAAPSAAVYGRMGTSTVEFGTVGSWLVDVVNVLTGNLDRPGGAMFPLSPVAPAPRGRRPGRGFLTGRWRSRVSGHPEALSELPVAALAEEIETPGDGQIKAMITIAGNPVLSAPDGDRLDRALGGVGFMVSVDPYLNETTRHADVILPPPPPSQSPHFDFALNNLAVRNNARYSPPALPLHERPDEPEILSRIALVIYGIGHDGDPRSVDEQVIATTLAKESADAGSPVAGRPVEELTAMLADGPGYERRLDMMLRLGAYGDAFGARPDGLTLARLTSAPHGIDLGPLQPRLLDVLRTPSGLVELAPPQLIDDAGRLRDALSRPEERFVLIGRRHLRSNNSWMHNLPALSGGSNRCTLHMHPDDAAELGVSDTAVVKGPGGELVVPVEVTEDIRRGVLSLPHGWGHDRAGTGQRLAAGHPGVNANQLNDGSVLDPLSGTAVLNGIPVVVGPAAERSGAPVS
- the hpt gene encoding hypoxanthine phosphoribosyltransferase is translated as MPAHPAELYPGDIKSVLLSEEQIQSKTAELGAQIGADYQDAAARQDLLLITVLKGAVMFVTDLARVIPLPTQLEFMAVSSYGSSTSSSGVVRILKDLDRDIHDRDVLIVEDIVDSGLTLSWLLRNLATRHPRSLQVCTLLRKPEAVRADVDITYVGFDIPNEFVVGYGLDYAERYRDLPYIGTLDPKVYEDP
- the tilS gene encoding tRNA lysidine(34) synthetase TilS, whose product is MDRPGALAELRAAVTRFAGEHTPRDPGWCVALSGGPDSLALTAAAAALRPTTALIVDHQLQRDSAEVARTAQAQALTVGCVAARILRVEVGAVGGPEAAARSARYAALDEVRGGAAVLLAHTLDDQAETVLLGLGRGSGPRSIAGMRSYDPPWGRPLLGVRRAVTAAACAELQLTPWSDPHNTDARFTRVRLRTEVLPLLEDVLGGGVAEALARTADALRADGEVLDVLAAQVLDRARRADGLAVAELTEVAPAVRRRVLRAWLLAGGARGLTDRHVRGVEALVSAWHGQGGVAVPGSRPGHRLFAARRAGTLTLHIEPVRRTASAGPQLPG
- a CDS encoding zinc-dependent metalloprotease; translated protein: MSPQSGTGFNVGRAVDWNLAATLGGKLARPEPAATDYTRRQAIDQLSEAARAAEIPVREVTGLAEGGDVPEARIVNRPEWIRAATRSMRVMTGGPADDTGKPRMISGRVAGAQTGAVLAFVSSGILGQYDPFAAGGGELLLVYPNVIAVERQLRVVPADFRMWVCLHEVTHRVQFRANPWLADLMSESLAVLTEDGGDDVTQVVGRVAGYVRERRTATNDAEANGQPAEPGSSGVLGLLRAVQSEPQRQALDRLLVLGTLLEGHADHVMDAVGPAVVPSVATIRRRFDDRRHRHQPPLQRLMRALLGIDAKMSQYTRGKAFVDAVVAEVGMARFNTVWSNAETLPLPSEIDEPRRWIDRVL
- the dacB gene encoding D-alanyl-D-alanine carboxypeptidase/D-alanyl-D-alanine endopeptidase; translated protein: MRPTRWQRSTYVVVGAAVLLLVVAVVAAAAVVASRQTGDEVAVEPAPPPATAEPEVVPVSTDATAPTPRGLARALAPVLADPNLGRFTGRITDAMTGQELWALGAEIPMQPASTNKLLTAAAALLALDREDRLTTRVVSDTPGTVVLVGGGDQTLSAAPRGEESWYRDAARIVDLADQVRRSGFAVNRVQVDVSAYTGPTMAVGWDPLDIDGGDIAPIEPVMLDGGRTQPVSVESRRSKTPALDAGRALAVALGVDPNTVTVLPRDRSVDGTEIASVQSPPLMQRLRDMMNFSDNVMAESIGREVAVALDRPASFDGAARSVLATLDDAGLDTSGARLFDSSGLSVDDRLTALTLDEIVTAAVGDSEPALRPLVDLVPIAGGSGTLSNRYLDTAAAGYLRGKTGSLTGTNTLTGFVTDKSGRVLTFALMSNDAGPTGRTALDAFAATLRSCGCAA